In the Flagellimonas sp. MMG031 genome, one interval contains:
- the hemB gene encoding porphobilinogen synthase, translating to MYPLIRNRRLRASESIRRLVRETTLTPDDFLVPLFVTEGKGIREEIPSMPNYFRLSLDQLEKEVKELWNMGLCSVLLFVKVDDKLKDNKGTEALNPNGLMQRAIKTVKNASPQMLVMTDIALDPFSSYGHDGIVAEGQILNDETAEVLAEMSVSHAQAGADFVAPSDMMDGRILTIREALEDEGFINTGIMAYSAKYASAFYGPFRDALDSAPVDIANVPKDKKSYQMDYANRYEAIKETQMDIDEGADIVMVKPGLCYLDIVREIKNEVEVPVAVYQVSGEYAMVKAAAEKGWLDHDAVMLEQLTAIKRAGADIIASYFAKDAVTLIS from the coding sequence ATGTACCCACTTATACGAAATAGAAGACTCCGTGCCTCCGAATCCATCCGGAGATTGGTTCGGGAAACCACCTTGACACCAGATGACTTTTTGGTACCGCTCTTTGTGACCGAAGGAAAAGGAATCCGAGAAGAAATCCCATCCATGCCCAATTATTTTAGGTTGAGTTTGGACCAGTTGGAGAAGGAAGTAAAGGAACTTTGGAACATGGGATTGTGTTCCGTGCTCCTTTTTGTTAAAGTGGATGATAAACTGAAGGACAACAAAGGCACCGAAGCCCTTAACCCCAACGGTTTGATGCAGCGCGCCATAAAAACCGTAAAAAATGCCTCTCCCCAAATGCTGGTGATGACGGATATTGCCCTTGACCCCTTTTCATCCTACGGCCATGACGGTATCGTGGCAGAGGGACAGATCCTGAATGATGAAACTGCCGAAGTACTTGCCGAAATGAGTGTATCCCATGCCCAGGCAGGTGCCGATTTTGTAGCACCCAGCGATATGATGGATGGCCGGATCTTGACCATTCGCGAAGCTTTGGAAGATGAAGGATTCATCAATACAGGAATTATGGCCTATTCCGCCAAATATGCCAGTGCCTTTTACGGTCCCTTCCGCGATGCGTTGGATTCCGCTCCAGTGGACATTGCCAATGTGCCCAAGGACAAAAAATCCTATCAAATGGATTATGCCAATCGGTATGAAGCCATCAAAGAAACCCAAATGGACATTGATGAGGGGGCTGATATCGTAATGGTAAAGCCAGGCTTGTGCTATTTGGACATTGTTAGGGAAATCAAAAATGAGGTGGAAGTGCCAGTAGCCGTTTACCAAGTTTCTGGGGAGTACGCCATGGTAAAAGCTGCTGCCGAAAAAGGTTGGTTGGACCACGATGCGGTTATGCTGGAACAGCTCACGGCCATCAAAAGAGCAGGTGCCGATATAATCGCTTCGTATTTTGCTAAAGATGCAGTAACCTTAATAAGTTGA
- the hflX gene encoding GTPase HflX, whose protein sequence is MLEKKSIEYEKAVLIGVLNQHQDEDKVKEYLDELEFLTYTAGGEVAKRFVQRIDVPNPKTYIGSGKMEEVRQYVKEHEIGSVIFDDELSPAQQNNIEKLLRCKVLDRTSLILDIFAQRAQTSYARTQVELAQYEYLLPRLTGLWTHLERQRGGIGMRGPGETEIETDRRIVRDRIALLKKKLAKIDRQMETQRGNRGSLVRVALVGYTNVGKSTLMNVISKSDVFAENKLFATLDTTVRKVVLGNLPFLLSDTVGFIRKLPTQLVESFKSTLDEVREADLLLHVVDISHPNFEEHIASVNHILDEIDSSDKPCIMVFNKIDQYQPETIDEDDLVTEKTTAHFTLEDWKKTWFNKMGDKALFISALNKENMDEFRKRVYDAVRNIHVTRFPYNNFLYPEHLDEYSEG, encoded by the coding sequence ATGCTAGAAAAGAAGTCCATAGAATATGAAAAGGCGGTACTGATCGGTGTGTTGAACCAACATCAAGATGAAGACAAGGTAAAGGAATACTTGGATGAGTTGGAGTTTTTGACCTATACGGCCGGTGGCGAAGTGGCGAAACGATTTGTGCAGCGCATCGATGTGCCCAACCCGAAAACCTATATCGGTAGTGGTAAAATGGAAGAGGTGCGTCAATATGTGAAGGAACACGAAATCGGTTCCGTTATTTTTGATGATGAACTCTCCCCTGCCCAGCAAAACAATATTGAAAAACTGCTTCGCTGTAAGGTACTGGACCGAACTAGCCTTATCTTGGATATTTTTGCCCAGCGCGCACAGACGAGTTACGCCCGCACCCAAGTGGAATTGGCGCAGTACGAATATCTTTTACCTCGACTAACCGGACTTTGGACGCACTTGGAACGACAAAGGGGTGGTATCGGGATGCGTGGACCGGGTGAAACGGAAATCGAAACGGATAGACGTATTGTCCGCGATCGCATTGCCCTGCTCAAAAAGAAACTGGCCAAAATCGACCGACAAATGGAAACCCAACGGGGCAACCGGGGTTCCTTGGTTCGTGTAGCTTTGGTAGGATACACCAATGTGGGTAAATCTACCTTAATGAACGTAATCAGCAAAAGTGATGTATTTGCCGAGAACAAACTCTTTGCAACCTTGGACACCACCGTTCGAAAAGTGGTTTTGGGCAACCTCCCTTTTTTGTTGAGCGACACCGTTGGTTTCATCCGAAAACTGCCCACCCAGTTGGTGGAGAGTTTTAAAAGTACCTTGGACGAAGTTCGAGAGGCCGACCTTTTATTGCACGTAGTGGATATATCCCATCCCAATTTTGAAGAGCATATCGCATCCGTCAACCACATTTTGGACGAAATCGATAGTTCGGACAAGCCATGTATAATGGTCTTCAATAAAATTGACCAGTACCAGCCCGAAACCATCGATGAAGATGACTTGGTCACGGAAAAAACCACGGCCCACTTTACCTTGGAGGATTGGAAAAAAACCTGGTTCAACAAGATGGGCGATAAGGCACTTTTTATCTCCGCTTTGAACAAGGAAAACATGGACGAATTCCGCAAGCGGGTGTACGACGCGGTGAGGAACATCCATGTGACCCGTTTCCCTTACAACAACTTTTTGTATCCAGAGCATCTGGATGAATATAGTGAGGGGTAG
- a CDS encoding methylated-DNA--[protein]-cysteine S-methyltransferase: protein MEHACIQTPIGIAELIGDKNGLASITVLESKKPKGTIPAVLKDAVEQLEEYFEGNRTVFELQLNPSGTDFQKKVWEALLQIPFGKTISYLELSKQLGDVKAIRAVASANGKNPLWIVVPCHRVIGTNGDLTGYAGGLHRKKWLLEHESPAKQTTLF from the coding sequence ATGGAACATGCTTGTATACAGACCCCTATCGGAATCGCAGAGTTAATAGGCGATAAAAATGGACTGGCTTCGATTACCGTATTGGAGAGTAAAAAACCAAAAGGTACAATTCCAGCGGTTTTAAAGGATGCCGTTGAGCAACTTGAAGAATATTTTGAAGGAAACCGAACGGTATTTGAGCTTCAACTCAACCCTTCGGGAACCGATTTTCAAAAAAAGGTTTGGGAAGCCCTTTTGCAAATTCCCTTTGGAAAAACCATTTCTTATTTGGAACTTTCCAAACAACTCGGTGACGTAAAGGCCATTCGTGCAGTAGCCTCGGCCAATGGCAAAAATCCACTTTGGATTGTGGTTCCTTGTCACCGTGTCATCGGAACCAACGGAGACCTCACAGGATATGCAGGTGGACTGCATAGAAAAAAATGGTTATTGGAACACGAGAGTCCTGCCAAGCAGACGACTCTTTTTTAA
- the hemF gene encoding oxygen-dependent coproporphyrinogen oxidase: protein MKDKFYEYIQQLQDTITTKLEELDGVAKFQQDFWEREEGGGGRTRVIENGTVFEKGGVNISKVHGPLPKSMQNYFGVEDVDFFACGLSLVIHPKSPMVPTVHANWRYFKMYDKDGDIVDQWFGGGQDLTPYYLFDEDAVHFHKTCKKACDAHHPEFYPTYKKKCDEYFWNAHRNEARGVGGLFFDYCKATDATSMEDWYNFVTEVGDSFLEAYAPIVEKRKNLSYTKEQRDWQEIRRGRYVEFNLVHDKGTLFGLKTNGRIESILMSLPPHVQWRYDHHPEKGSEEAKLIEVLKEPKNWV, encoded by the coding sequence ATGAAGGATAAATTTTACGAATACATTCAGCAACTACAAGATACCATAACCACCAAATTGGAAGAATTGGACGGCGTGGCCAAATTTCAACAGGATTTTTGGGAGCGTGAAGAAGGGGGAGGGGGCAGAACCCGGGTGATTGAAAACGGTACTGTTTTTGAAAAAGGCGGTGTCAACATTTCCAAGGTACACGGTCCACTGCCCAAGAGCATGCAAAATTACTTTGGTGTGGAAGACGTGGATTTTTTCGCTTGCGGCCTCAGTTTGGTGATTCATCCCAAAAGTCCAATGGTTCCCACCGTGCATGCCAACTGGCGCTATTTTAAAATGTATGACAAGGATGGGGACATCGTAGATCAATGGTTCGGCGGCGGACAGGACCTCACCCCTTATTATTTGTTTGACGAGGATGCCGTTCATTTTCATAAGACGTGCAAAAAGGCCTGTGATGCACATCATCCAGAGTTTTACCCTACTTACAAAAAGAAATGTGACGAATATTTTTGGAATGCCCATCGAAATGAAGCCCGTGGGGTTGGCGGATTATTTTTCGATTACTGCAAGGCTACGGATGCAACCAGCATGGAAGATTGGTACAACTTCGTCACCGAGGTTGGCGATAGTTTCTTGGAAGCCTATGCACCCATTGTTGAAAAAAGAAAGAATCTCTCCTACACCAAAGAACAACGCGACTGGCAAGAAATTCGTCGTGGCCGCTACGTGGAGTTCAATTTGGTACACGACAAAGGCACCCTTTTTGGGCTCAAAACCAATGGCCGTATCGAAAGTATTCTGATGAGTCTACCTCCTCACGTACAATGGCGCTACGACCATCATCCGGAGAAAGGAAGTGAGGAAGCCAAACTGATAGAAGTGCTAAAAGAGCCGAAAAATTGGGTTTAA
- a CDS encoding PhzF family phenazine biosynthesis protein, with protein MRQKIYQIDAFTNRTFGGNPAAVCILNSWLSPELMQKIAQENNLAETAFAVKKDEQYEIRWFTPEVEVDLCGHATLATAFVLFHFYEFDENTIQFYSPRSGNLSVDKADNGWLTLDFPTDHLIAIQNVDELDAAIGQSPIKTLKGKTDYLMVYRSQKEIEALEPNHHLLAQLDVRGVIVTAPGDEVDFVSRFFAPACGVPEDPVTGSAHTSLVPYWTEVLQKTKMTAKQLSKRGGDLVCEYLGDRVKISGKAVLYLTGEIDI; from the coding sequence ATGAGACAGAAAATATATCAAATCGATGCCTTCACCAATCGGACTTTTGGCGGTAACCCAGCGGCCGTCTGCATCCTAAATTCGTGGCTGAGCCCAGAGTTGATGCAAAAGATAGCCCAAGAGAATAATCTGGCCGAAACCGCCTTTGCAGTTAAAAAAGATGAACAGTACGAGATTCGCTGGTTTACCCCAGAAGTGGAAGTGGACCTTTGTGGACATGCCACTTTAGCGACTGCTTTTGTGCTGTTTCACTTTTATGAATTTGACGAAAATACCATTCAGTTTTATTCACCACGCAGTGGAAACCTCAGCGTTGACAAGGCTGATAATGGTTGGCTTACCTTGGATTTCCCAACAGACCACCTGATTGCCATTCAAAATGTTGACGAGTTGGACGCTGCTATTGGACAAAGTCCAATAAAAACCCTGAAAGGGAAAACCGATTACTTGATGGTCTATCGCTCCCAAAAAGAGATTGAAGCCTTGGAACCCAACCATCACTTATTGGCGCAATTGGATGTTCGTGGGGTTATTGTGACGGCGCCTGGGGACGAAGTGGACTTTGTTTCCCGTTTTTTCGCCCCGGCCTGCGGTGTTCCCGAAGACCCCGTAACCGGTTCGGCCCATACCTCTTTGGTTCCGTATTGGACGGAAGTTCTTCAAAAAACCAAAATGACGGCCAAGCAACTTTCCAAAAGGGGAGGCGATTTGGTCTGTGAATATTTGGGCGACCGCGTAAAAATATCAGGCAAAGCCGTACTTTATTTGACCGGGGAAATAGACATTTGA
- a CDS encoding S8 family serine peptidase, translating into MDYRFPFSAKGAIFSILFSLLGVGSILGQTRDTKEQVSFDYEYGNMSTFISEMEADYEAKLKLIGELVKSKNITVTEKRTDGTEIALEDVGTDGTPLFYTTLNDPASQTSRAHTLYDKGLLNLGLSGTQMEVGVWDSGVALSSHQEFDVRAKNADQANEVSLHATLVTGNLISAGVEPNARGVAYGAEALTHDWSRDKIEVAEAAANGLLLSNHSYGILSDRVPDWYFGAYIKVSQDWDRIMYNAPHYLMVTAAGNAQKSFDNDAPNFGKTADGFDLLLGFTTTKNGLTVAGANTEIDSNGDLKKASVAGYSSFGPVDDGRVKPDLAGDGGNILSTSSATNSSYQVSSGTSMAAPGVTGSLLLLQQYHEELFGSYMKAATLKGLALHTADDVDAKGPDYKMGWGIMNAKAAAEVLQNKDYTTLVNEERLSNGETYTITVNAMEGVPLMASISWTDPASENINRGELNSTAAALVNDLDIRITKDGQTYFPWKLNPAKANDAATKGDNKVDPFERLEVEQASGTYTITISHKGTLTTGLQDFSLIVTGAQVSECSIETPSNLDLDNATEDGAALSWKEAKETLFEIQYKSVDSDDWNSELTWESSVELKALEVGKVYEARVRSICTENVVSEFSEPIEFAFNGAETALIENAPMFIPQELTISVYPNPTVDYLNVNAELSKDAEFSIVTTSGNVIQKGKTQGSINVSSLSAGLYVLVVQDYAGIKSTKFYKN; encoded by the coding sequence ATGGACTACAGATTTCCTTTTTCGGCTAAGGGAGCAATCTTCTCCATTTTATTTTCGCTTTTGGGCGTGGGTTCCATCCTAGGACAAACACGAGACACCAAAGAGCAAGTTAGTTTCGATTATGAGTACGGAAATATGTCCACATTCATTTCCGAGATGGAAGCCGATTATGAGGCTAAGCTAAAGCTAATAGGTGAGTTGGTCAAATCCAAGAATATTACAGTTACAGAAAAGAGAACCGATGGTACCGAAATTGCGCTCGAAGACGTAGGTACAGATGGTACTCCTTTATTCTATACAACTTTAAATGACCCTGCATCCCAAACTTCTAGGGCCCACACCCTATATGATAAAGGCCTTCTCAATTTGGGTCTATCAGGAACCCAAATGGAAGTTGGCGTATGGGATTCCGGTGTAGCACTATCTTCCCATCAAGAATTTGATGTTCGTGCCAAAAACGCTGATCAAGCCAATGAAGTAAGTCTGCACGCTACCTTAGTGACCGGAAATTTAATCTCTGCCGGCGTGGAGCCCAATGCTAGAGGTGTTGCCTACGGCGCGGAGGCTTTAACCCACGATTGGAGCCGAGACAAGATTGAAGTGGCCGAAGCAGCTGCCAACGGACTTTTGTTGAGCAACCATTCCTACGGAATACTTTCGGACCGGGTGCCGGATTGGTACTTTGGCGCTTACATTAAAGTTAGCCAAGATTGGGACCGAATCATGTATAATGCGCCACATTATTTGATGGTGACCGCTGCAGGCAATGCTCAAAAATCTTTTGATAATGATGCTCCCAACTTTGGGAAAACAGCTGATGGGTTCGACTTACTATTGGGCTTTACTACCACCAAAAACGGATTGACCGTGGCCGGTGCCAATACCGAAATCGATAGTAACGGCGATTTAAAAAAGGCATCCGTTGCTGGATACAGCAGTTTTGGACCCGTGGATGATGGTCGTGTAAAACCTGACTTGGCCGGAGATGGCGGAAACATTCTTTCCACCAGTTCAGCCACCAATAGCAGCTACCAGGTTTCTTCGGGAACGTCCATGGCGGCGCCAGGAGTGACAGGGTCACTTTTGTTGTTGCAACAGTATCACGAAGAGCTTTTTGGTTCGTATATGAAAGCTGCCACCCTTAAGGGATTAGCCCTTCATACGGCTGATGATGTGGATGCCAAGGGACCCGATTACAAAATGGGTTGGGGTATTATGAACGCCAAAGCTGCTGCTGAGGTCCTTCAAAATAAAGACTACACTACTTTGGTAAATGAGGAACGGTTGTCCAACGGGGAAACTTACACCATTACCGTAAACGCTATGGAAGGAGTTCCGTTGATGGCCTCGATTTCATGGACAGACCCAGCTTCGGAAAACATTAACCGAGGAGAATTGAACAGTACTGCTGCCGCTTTGGTCAATGATTTGGACATTCGTATCACCAAGGATGGACAAACGTATTTTCCTTGGAAACTCAATCCAGCCAAAGCAAACGATGCTGCCACCAAGGGCGATAATAAAGTTGATCCCTTTGAGCGCTTAGAAGTGGAGCAAGCTAGCGGAACCTATACCATCACCATTTCACATAAAGGAACATTGACCACCGGCCTTCAGGATTTTTCCCTGATCGTTACTGGAGCCCAAGTTTCTGAATGTTCGATTGAAACTCCTTCCAATCTGGATTTGGATAATGCTACGGAAGATGGAGCTGCCCTCTCTTGGAAGGAAGCCAAAGAAACCCTTTTCGAGATTCAGTATAAAAGTGTGGATTCGGACGACTGGAACAGTGAATTGACTTGGGAAAGCAGCGTTGAGCTTAAAGCCTTGGAAGTAGGCAAGGTTTACGAAGCGCGTGTGCGTTCCATCTGTACCGAAAATGTAGTGTCCGAGTTTTCGGAGCCTATCGAATTTGCGTTTAATGGAGCTGAAACGGCATTGATTGAAAATGCGCCCATGTTTATTCCACAAGAGTTGACTATATCCGTTTACCCAAACCCCACAGTGGATTATTTAAATGTGAACGCTGAACTGTCAAAAGATGCTGAATTTTCCATTGTGACCACTTCTGGGAATGTAATCCAAAAAGGGAAAACCCAAGGCTCCATTAATGTATCCTCACTTTCCGCCGGACTATACGTTTTGGTGGTACAAGATTACGCCGGAATTAAGAGTACCAAGTTTTATAAAAACTAA
- the hemE gene encoding uroporphyrinogen decarboxylase yields the protein MIKNDLFLQALKGETVERPPVWMMRQAGRYLPEFMELRKKYDFFTRCQTPELASEITVQPIRRYGMDAAILFSDILVIPQAMDIEVQMKPNFGPYLPNPIRSQADLDKVIVPDIQDSLGYVMDAITITKEKLNDEVPLIGFAGSPWTILCYCVEGQGSKSFDKARGFCFTQPEAAHELLQKITNTTIAYLKAKVKAGVNAVQVFDSWGGMLSPQDYQEFSWKYIQQIVDALKEEAPVIVFGKGCWFALKDMANSGASAVGVDWTCSAQNARYLTGGNITLQGNFDPARLLSPPEKIKEMVTQMIRDFGKDKYIVNLGHGILPTIPVENAKAFIDAVKEYKG from the coding sequence ATGATCAAAAACGACTTGTTCCTTCAAGCTTTAAAAGGTGAAACCGTTGAACGTCCACCCGTATGGATGATGCGACAAGCAGGGCGCTATTTGCCCGAGTTTATGGAACTCCGTAAAAAATACGATTTCTTTACCCGCTGCCAGACCCCTGAATTGGCTTCTGAAATTACCGTGCAGCCCATACGCCGCTACGGTATGGATGCAGCCATTCTGTTCAGTGATATTTTGGTAATTCCACAGGCTATGGACATTGAGGTGCAGATGAAGCCCAATTTTGGACCTTACCTCCCCAATCCTATCCGTTCACAAGCAGATTTGGACAAAGTAATCGTTCCCGATATCCAAGATTCATTGGGGTATGTGATGGATGCGATTACCATAACCAAGGAAAAGTTGAACGACGAAGTTCCTTTGATCGGGTTCGCAGGCTCTCCGTGGACCATTCTCTGCTATTGTGTGGAGGGACAAGGGAGCAAAAGTTTCGATAAGGCACGAGGGTTCTGTTTTACCCAGCCTGAAGCTGCACACGAACTGCTTCAAAAAATAACCAACACCACCATTGCCTACCTCAAGGCCAAGGTAAAAGCCGGGGTAAACGCTGTGCAAGTTTTTGACTCATGGGGCGGCATGCTCTCACCACAGGACTACCAAGAATTTTCGTGGAAATACATCCAGCAGATTGTTGATGCATTAAAAGAGGAAGCTCCCGTTATTGTATTTGGAAAAGGGTGTTGGTTCGCCCTCAAAGATATGGCCAACTCCGGCGCTTCGGCTGTTGGGGTAGATTGGACCTGCTCCGCACAAAACGCGAGGTATTTGACCGGCGGAAATATTACGCTTCAGGGGAATTTTGATCCCGCGCGTTTACTGTCCCCACCTGAGAAAATTAAGGAAATGGTCACGCAAATGATCCGTGATTTTGGCAAGGATAAATACATTGTGAACTTGGGCCACGGCATATTGCCCACCATTCCTGTAGAAAACGCAAAAGCGTTTATTGACGCGGTAAAAGAATACAAAGGGTGA
- a CDS encoding hemolysin family protein, with the protein MGLLIFYALISIFFSFLCSILEAVLLSVTPTFINLKKQEGKDYAATLESLKKDVDKPLIAILTLNTIAHTVGAILVGVQAKVAYAEIYGTTERTLFGFAFTEDLMVGIVSTLMTILILVASEIIPKTIGATFWKQLANFTSKALNIMVFVLKWTGLLWLLQLFTKLVGAKGEHGSVLSREDFSAMTEIAHEEGVFKESESKMIKNLLYFDEILARDVMTPRTVMKVASEDMPIKEFFEKNRPLRFSRIPLYKDRMDNITGFFLKDELLEAIVNKKGNETLATIRRELLVTNRSKSINDLFKKFVQKREHISLVVDEYGSVSGLVTMEDVIETLLGFEIMDESDNVEDLQKLARKNWHARAKRLGIIEDEDEIE; encoded by the coding sequence ATGGGACTACTCATTTTTTACGCCCTAATTTCCATTTTCTTTTCCTTTTTGTGCTCCATCTTGGAAGCGGTGCTCCTCAGTGTCACCCCTACCTTTATTAACTTAAAAAAGCAAGAAGGCAAGGATTATGCAGCCACTTTGGAATCCCTTAAAAAGGATGTGGACAAACCGCTTATTGCCATATTGACCTTGAACACCATCGCCCACACCGTGGGAGCCATTTTGGTGGGGGTACAGGCGAAGGTAGCTTATGCGGAAATCTATGGAACCACAGAACGGACCCTTTTTGGTTTTGCCTTTACGGAAGATTTGATGGTCGGAATTGTCTCCACGTTGATGACCATATTGATTCTGGTGGCCTCAGAGATCATTCCAAAGACCATTGGAGCGACTTTTTGGAAACAACTGGCCAACTTTACCAGTAAGGCACTAAACATCATGGTATTCGTTTTAAAATGGACCGGATTGCTTTGGCTTTTGCAACTCTTCACCAAACTCGTTGGTGCCAAAGGCGAGCACGGCAGCGTGTTGAGCCGTGAAGATTTTAGCGCTATGACGGAAATTGCGCACGAGGAAGGCGTCTTCAAGGAATCGGAGTCCAAGATGATCAAAAATCTGCTGTATTTTGATGAAATTCTGGCTCGGGATGTCATGACACCACGAACGGTGATGAAGGTTGCCTCTGAAGATATGCCCATCAAGGAGTTTTTTGAGAAAAATAGACCCCTTCGTTTTTCCCGCATACCCTTGTACAAAGATCGGATGGACAACATTACCGGTTTTTTTCTCAAGGATGAATTGTTGGAAGCCATTGTCAACAAAAAAGGGAACGAAACCTTGGCCACCATCCGAAGGGAGTTGTTGGTAACCAACCGGAGCAAGTCCATCAACGACCTTTTCAAAAAATTTGTGCAGAAACGCGAACACATTTCATTAGTAGTGGACGAGTATGGATCGGTAAGCGGATTGGTGACTATGGAGGATGTGATAGAAACCTTGCTCGGATTCGAGATCATGGATGAAAGTGACAATGTGGAAGACCTCCAGAAGCTCGCCAGAAAGAACTGGCATGCGCGCGCCAAGCGATTAGGAATTATTGAAGATGAAGATGAAATAGAGTGA
- a CDS encoding 3'-5' exonuclease: MLYKLNLKHILFLDIETVPQHPNFTDLEETAQLLWEQKTQYQRKDEYTPGEFYERAGIWAEFGKIVCISVGYFVHKGEQRNFRVTSFHGEEIEILKQFKQLLQDHFSQTKHLLCAHNGKEFDFPYIARRMVINGINLPYKLDLFGKKPWEVPHLDTMELWKFGDYKHYTSLKLLAYVLGIPSPKEDMDGSMVKDVFYKEKDIDRIINYCELDVVTTAQVFLRLQNEELLRDDEIKKV, encoded by the coding sequence ATGCTTTATAAACTTAACCTGAAGCATATCCTTTTTTTGGATATCGAGACCGTACCCCAACACCCAAATTTCACCGATCTGGAGGAAACCGCCCAACTTTTGTGGGAACAGAAAACCCAGTACCAACGCAAGGACGAATACACACCCGGAGAATTTTACGAACGGGCGGGCATTTGGGCCGAGTTTGGTAAAATAGTCTGTATCTCCGTGGGCTATTTTGTCCACAAAGGTGAACAACGAAATTTTAGGGTTACATCCTTTCACGGTGAGGAAATTGAAATCCTTAAACAGTTCAAGCAGCTACTGCAAGACCATTTTAGTCAAACCAAGCACCTCTTATGCGCACACAATGGCAAGGAGTTCGATTTCCCCTATATCGCTCGTAGAATGGTGATCAATGGCATTAACCTTCCCTATAAATTGGACCTTTTCGGAAAAAAGCCTTGGGAAGTGCCCCATTTGGACACTATGGAGCTTTGGAAGTTTGGCGACTACAAACATTACACCTCCCTAAAACTGCTTGCTTATGTCCTTGGGATTCCATCTCCAAAAGAAGATATGGACGGCAGTATGGTAAAGGATGTGTTCTACAAAGAAAAGGACATCGACCGCATCATCAACTATTGCGAATTGGATGTGGTGACCACGGCCCAAGTGTTCCTGCGACTGCAGAATGAGGAGTTATTGCGTGATGATGAAATCAAAAAAGTTTAG
- a CDS encoding serine hydrolase — MKIRTTSILFFILVMHLGFAQRELIHALPSQLGFDEAFINQKVDSIMEMGIDSLAFPGAQLLVAKNDTIIFHKAYGFQTYDSIQPVALNDLYDLASVTKISGPLPALMKLVDEGKLDLDEPFSRYWKPWRHRKDKKDLTLREILAHQAGLVPYIVFLKKVLRKNGALKRRFLHASSSKRFTAQVYDGLYINHRFERKMNRIINRSKVSDEKKYVYSGLSFLLFPQLIEQLTGTDYQTYLDENFYQPLGCHTLGYLPKENYYANAIVPTEMDSIFRKTVVQGWVHDENASLKGGVSGNAGLFGTADDLAKLMLLYQNYGKVDGQQLISAETVKEFTEVQYPENDNRRGLGFDKPLLNNSELPLGEAYPSPLASPKSFGHSGFTGTFVWADPENRLTFIFLSNRVYPSRSHRQLYELNIRTALQDVFYKAMVLPIQN; from the coding sequence ATGAAAATACGAACCACTTCGATACTCTTCTTCATTTTAGTGATGCACTTGGGGTTTGCCCAACGCGAGCTTATCCATGCCTTACCCTCCCAATTAGGGTTCGATGAGGCTTTCATCAACCAAAAGGTGGATTCCATCATGGAAATGGGCATCGATAGCTTGGCTTTTCCCGGAGCGCAGCTCTTGGTGGCCAAGAACGATACCATTATTTTCCACAAAGCCTATGGTTTTCAAACCTACGATAGCATCCAGCCGGTAGCCTTGAACGATTTGTACGATTTGGCCTCTGTCACCAAAATCTCGGGACCGTTGCCTGCTTTGATGAAGTTGGTAGATGAGGGAAAGCTCGATTTGGATGAACCTTTCAGCAGATATTGGAAGCCTTGGCGACACCGAAAGGATAAAAAAGACCTCACGCTTCGGGAAATCTTGGCGCATCAAGCAGGGTTGGTACCCTATATCGTTTTTTTGAAAAAAGTATTACGGAAGAATGGTGCCCTCAAAAGGCGGTTCTTGCATGCTTCATCCAGCAAAAGATTTACGGCACAAGTGTACGATGGGCTGTACATCAACCATCGTTTTGAACGAAAGATGAACCGAATCATCAATCGCTCCAAGGTCTCCGATGAAAAGAAGTATGTGTATTCGGGACTCTCGTTCTTGCTTTTCCCCCAATTGATTGAACAGCTGACAGGAACCGATTATCAAACCTATTTGGATGAAAATTTCTATCAACCATTGGGTTGCCATACCTTGGGATATCTTCCAAAGGAAAATTATTACGCAAATGCAATTGTTCCCACCGAAATGGATTCCATTTTTAGAAAAACGGTGGTACAAGGTTGGGTACACGATGAAAATGCATCGCTCAAAGGAGGTGTATCGGGGAATGCCGGCCTTTTCGGCACAGCGGACGACCTCGCCAAGTTGATGCTGCTTTATCAGAATTACGGCAAGGTTGATGGCCAGCAATTGATTTCAGCCGAAACCGTAAAAGAATTTACCGAAGTTCAATATCCCGAAAACGACAACCGTCGTGGATTGGGTTTTGACAAGCCGCTGCTGAACAATTCAGAACTTCCTTTGGGCGAAGCCTACCCTTCCCCCTTGGCCAGCCCCAAAAGTTTTGGCCATTCGGGATTTACGGGAACTTTCGTCTGGGCCGACCCTGAAAACAGATTGACCTTTATTTTTCTATCAAACCGCGTTTATCCGTCACGTAGCCATCGCCAATTGTATGAGCTGAACATCCGAACTGCGCTGCAGGATGTTTTTTATAAAGCTATGGTATTACCCATTCAAAATTGA